One segment of Manduca sexta isolate Smith_Timp_Sample1 chromosome 27, JHU_Msex_v1.0, whole genome shotgun sequence DNA contains the following:
- the LOC115439947 gene encoding uncharacterized protein LOC115439947 encodes MVVKAALANNTRVFSPVTLSQEWPTLGRLIFMVLCATLGTIINGFFVAAFFVERTLKRVGNVYLACVGLSDLIITGIVMPVSAVVLLSGEWDTIPVCKGLQFLTETSTYCYSLFFTLVAAETYYRLCRTTTEYEMFLSLHVGVVSCLVVFFSAIISAVGVFMKLDYDYCERHYTGSFLFRATTLGLLHALPFFMTMYGLFSSAFCISRRARIQNHYRRSQQYDRDCSTTNLNIVAYLLYVVAWIPYLVVVHEYSDSSDSRYYHAVWIGMMRSVTTSLLYSGINSNFRRAFAHLFYYCCCKSSLTDTFASRHRRALEYKPATGDVRVHIMHQAVSMCSPQRTSYATRETQEL; translated from the exons ATGGTCGTGAAAGCCGCCCTGGCCAACAACACCCGTGTCTTCTCCCCCGTGACCCTGAGCCAGGAATGGCCAACCCTCGGACGCCTGATCTTCATGGTTCTCTGCGCGACTCTCGGCACCATCATCAACGGCTTCTTTGTGGCTGCGTTCTTTGTCGAGAGGACTTTGAAACGTGTGG GGAACGTTTACCTCGCATGTGTCGGCCTCTCTGATCTTATTATAACAGGGATAGTAATGCCTGTTTCCGCCGTGGTTCTACTATCTGGTGAATGGGATACTATACCTGTGTGTAAAGGCTTACAATTTCTAACGGAGACTTCTACGTACTGTTACAGTCTATTTTTTACg CTCGTAGCCGCCGAAACGTATTATCGCCTGTGCCGCACCACTACTGAATACGAAATGTTCCTTTCCTTGCACGTGGGCGTCGTCTCCTGCCTGGTGGTGTTCTTCAGCGCCATCATCTCTGCAGTCGGGGTCTTCATGAAGCTTGACTACGATTACTGCGAACGACACTACACGGGCAGCTTCCTATTCCGCGCCACCACCTTAGGTTTGCTCCATGCTCTACCGTTCTTCATGACTATGTACGGACTGTTTAGCTCGGCCTTTTGTATTTCCCGCCGTGCTCGCATCCAGAACCACTACAGGCGCTCCCAACAGTACGATCGCGATTGCTCAACTACCAACCTGAATATCGTAGCCTATTTATTGTATGTGGTTGCGTGGATCCCATACCTTGTCGTTGTGCACGAATACTCTGATAGCAGCGACTCCAGATATTATCACGCTGTCTGGATTGGAATGATGCGCTCGGTCACTACTAGCTTACTGTACAGTGGGATCAACAGCAATTTTAGGCGCGCGTTTGCTCATCTATTCTACTACTGCTGTTGCAAAAGCTCATTGACGGATACGTTTGCCAGCCGTCATAGGAGGGCTCTTGAATACAAACCTGCTACTGGCGATGTGCGCGTTCATATCATGCACCAGGCCGTCAGCATGTGCAGCCCTCAGCGCACTTCCTACGCGACACGGGAGACGCAGGAATTATGA